CAGCCCCTGGATTTGCAAGTGCATCTAAATCTGCATTAGCTCGTAAAATAACTGAATATGCACCAAGTAATATGAAGAAAGTCTTTTTTACATGTGGTGGCGCGGAATCGAATGAGCACGCCATTAAAATGGCACGTATGGTAACTGGACGATATAAAATTTTCTCTCGTTACCGTTCTTACCATGGTGCTACATTTGGTGCTGGTAATTTAACGGGAGAAAACAGACGATTATCAGTTGAACCTGGAATTCCTGGTTTTGTAAAATTTGATATTCCTTATTTATACCGAGAAGTGATTGATTTCAATAATGAGGAACAAGCTACTGAATTTTATTTAAAACGACTACGTCAACAAATTCTATATGAGGGACCAAATACAATTGCGGCAGTTTTTATAGAACCTATTCCAGGTAGTAACGGTGTTATTATTCCACCTAAAGGTTATTTAGAAGGTATTCGTGCACTATGTGATGAATTCGGTATTTTAATGGTTTGCGATGAAGTCATGTCTGGTTTTGGACGGACAGGCAAAATGTTTGCCGTTGACCATTATGATTTTGAACCAGATATGATTACTTTTGCTAAGGGAGTAACATCTGGCTATGCACCACTAGGTGGCGTTATTGTTAGTAATCAAGTAGCATCATACTTTGATGATCATGTACTGATGACTGGTTTAACGTATAGTGGCCATACGATGTGTACACAAATTGGACTCGAAACGCTAAAAATTTATGAAAAAGAAAAAATTATAGAAAATACAAGTCACGTTGGGCAAACATTAGCACAACGATTGGATCAATTAATGTGCTATTCTATAGTTGGACAAGTAAGACATATAGGTTTATTTGCAGCAGTAGAACTTGTAAAAGATAAGAAGACTCGAGAACCTTTAATTCAGTATGGCCTAGACTATGGACAAGATCCTGTACGATTAATGAATAAATTTGTATCCATGTTACTAGAAAAAGGGTTTTACACTTATTCTCATGAATCGAGTGTCATCATCGCACCACCACTTGTCATTAAGGAAGATGAGTTAAACGAAGCAATGGATTTATTTGAGGCAGTTATACAGGAATTTGAAAAAGAAGTAACTGGAATTGAACATTCAACGATTCTTCCAGTTAAATAAGGAGGAATTTGATGGAAAACTTCTATTATGAACAACCTGTACCAATTGACTTTGGTGTAGGTAAAATAAAGGAACTACCTTCTATTTTAGAAAAATTTAAAGCCCAAAACATATTACTTATAAGTGCTCCATCCATGGTTCGAAATGGCATGGCTCAAAAGATTATGGATGCTGCAAAAGGTAAAATTAAAGCCATTTTTTCTGATATTCAACCGAATCCAACTGTACAAAATACAGATCAATGCGTGAAAGTATTACGTGAACACAATTGTGATTTTGCTGTTGCACTCGGTGGCGGAAGTATTTTAGACTGTGCAAAAGTTGCTTGTTTCGTTGCATCAACTACAAATATGACAGAAGTCTATTTTACCAAACAACAACTTATTTCTCAAAAAGGTATTCCGTTCATTGCTATCCCAACTACTTCTGGAACAGCAAGCGAAATCACAAACGTTTCCGTTCTAACAGATACCGTTCATGATATAAAAGCACCACTTGCAAGTGATTTTTTATATCCTATTTATGCTTTAATTGATCCTACTTTGACAGTAAGCTGTCCTCAAAAAGTAACTGCTTCAAGTGGTTTAGATGTAATTGCTCATTCCCTAGAAGCTTTTTATGGAAAGAAACACCAACCCTATACCGACATGGCTGCAGAGTATGCTGCTAAGTTAGCTTTTGAAAATTTATTAATAGCCTACCACGAACCAGATAACTTGGAAGCACGTACTAAAATGAGCTTAGCCTCGGTAACTGCTGGTATGGCATTTAACCTAACACAAACAGCTGCTGCACATGCTTGTTCCTATCCACTAACACAAAATTTTGGCGTTCCACATGGCGAAGCTTGCGCATTAACTTTACCAATTTTTTGGATTCTTAATAGCACTGGCCCTGAAGGGAAACGACTTGAAGAATTCAGTCGTCGACTAGGCTTTGAAGATGCCAAAGACTTAGCCAATCGTATTGATGAAATGAAAAAAGAAATGCGTATGCGTATGACAATTGAAGAAGCTGGTGTAACAACTTCAGAAGACTTAGAGCTTCTTGTAGCGAATAGCTTTGCACCTAATATGAAAAATAACCCAGTAGAAATTACTCCAGATTTACTAGAAAAACTATATAAATCTATTTCTAGTATACATTCTTAAAAGTCCAAACCCGATTTTTCTTATCAATGAAAAATTGGGTTTTTTTTTATGTAAAATCAATTTCATTATACTAAATTTTTTTGCCCTGTTAATTTACAAATCGAAGAATTGCGGTTTTATAAAATTTATAAGATATTTAATTTCCTGGGTAATACTCTGATTATTCCGATTCATTATGTTCTAATTTATTTTTCTACTATCTGATTGCTCTATTTAAGAGAGTTAGAGGTAATGTTATCCATAAGAAACTTTTTAAAATAGCACCCGTCACTAATAACATGTTAGAATATAATTATATGAATATATTGGAAGGAGGAAGGTTTTCAATCATTAAGCCGCAAATCTATGAAAAAGACTTTACTAGTAACACTTTTTACAACGATATTATTTGCTACCTCTGTTTTTATCATTATTCAACAATTATCTGAAACTGCTAAAGGACCATCAGAAAAATACATAGAAGATCAAAGTGTGGAAAGCTTTATCGGCTCCATTGCTGAAAATGCACGAGATATTGCTTCTAAACACGATCTGTATGCTTCTGTTATGATTGCTCAGGCAGTATTAGAGAGCAATGGAGGAACAAGCGACCTCGGCTCACCACCTAATAATAACCTTTTCGGTATCAAAGGTTCATATAAAAACCAGTCTGTAACATTCCAAACTTCAGAAGATAACGGCACTGGGAAAATGCATCAAATCTATGCCAAATTTAGAAAATATCCGAATTATAGAGCTTCATTAGAAGATTATGCTGAATTACTTCAAAAAGGCGTATCTTGGAATACAAAATATTATCAAAAAACATTTAAAAGTAAAACAAAATCATATAAAGAAGCAACAAAATACTTAACAGGCACATACGCTACTGATACAAACTATCATCAAAAATTAAATACCATAATCAAACAATACCATTTAACGGAATACGATCATCCAGCTAAAGCCAAGAAACAAGTGGTCGTTAAAAGTGGTGAAACACTTCACTCTCTATCAAACAAATACGGGGTATCCGTTACCTCCATAAAACAATGGAATCGATTAAATAAAAATGCCGTAGAGAATGGCCAAAGACTTTTAATTTATCAATAACGTAAAAAAACCCACTTTCAAGTATAAACTTAAAAGTGGGTTTTTCATTTCTAGAAATATTAGAATCTATCCAACTAAATAATGTTGTAGAACCGGGAAGAAAGTATCGGATAATACAATACTTATAAGTGCTGCTACAATCATGGCAAGACTGGAATAAGTTCCTTCTAACTCTCCTAGTTCAAACGCTTTCGATGTACCACACCCATGAGCTCCCATACCAAGAAGTAATCCTTTTGCCGCTGATGTACGAATACGAATTGATTTAATAACAAGTGGTCCAATGATACTACCAGTTAATCCTGTGACAATGACAAAAACAGCAGTCATTGTTGGTTGCCCACCAATTATTTCTGAAATATCCATTGCAATTGGTGTTGTAATGGAACGTGGCACTAAACTATTAATCATATCATTGGATAAGCCAATCCACATTGCAAATAAGAATGATGAAACAATCGCAACAGCTGAACCTGTTACAAGGCTTGCTCCTATTGCTTTCGCATGTTTTTTTAATAAAGCAAAGTTTTTATAAATAGGTACTGCAAATGCAACAGTTGCTGGTCCCAAAAGGTTCGATAACCAAGTAGCTCCAGTATTATAATCTGAGTAAGAAGTATGAGTAAGGAGCAATACTACTATTATGATTAATGGACAAATCAATAATGGTGATAAAATAATCCAATTCATTTTTTGATAGACTTTTTTACTTAATAGAAAAATTCCAATTGTCCCCAAAAAACTAATGATACCTATTAGACTCATACTTTCTTCACCCCTCTTTTTTGCATATAATCAGCAACTAAACCAGTACATGCCATCACAACAATTGTACTTAGGATGATCACCGTAACAAGTTTAATGCCAATTACACCCACAATTTGACCATATTGTACTACCCCTACAGCTGAAGGAACAAAGAATAATAATAACTCACCTGTTAATAATCCTGCTCCTAAATCTACCCATTCAAGTTTCACAATATGTAACTGTAGTGCTACGAATAACAGTACAAGCCCAATAATACTACCTGGAATTGGTAAATGGCATACTTTTGCAATTTCTTCACCTAAAAGTAAAATACTATATAGGAAAATAATTTGAACAATTATTTTTAGTATCTTCATCAAAACTCACACCTTTATTTTGTATAGAAAAAACCGTGCGATTTAGTTTAGAGGGTATTCGCGGTAACCATCTAACTTTCGTACGATTTTTTCAATACATATACTTTACTCTAAAATGCGCCATTCGTTAAATATATATTTTTTATATTTTGTATGCCTAAATGGCATAGTTTGGTGCGATATATTTGATAAACCCTTTTGTTGCATGAGATACATAATGATCTTTCTTTACTATCAATACAATTTCCCAAGGAATAGTTGGATTGACAATCGGTATTGCCTTTACTGCTTTTGGATTAACTTTCTCAGCAATCGCTTTTGGAAACATTGCAATACCGAGATTATGTTCTACCATTTGACTTATAAAATCCCATTGAGAACTTTCATAAGCAATATGTGGAGTGAATCCTGCTTGCTCACATTCTTGCAAAATCCGATCATGTAAAGTGAAATCTTGACTAAAAAGTAGCATTGGCTCATTTTTTAAATCTTTCATCATTACTGTTTCTTTGTTTGCTAAGGGATTGGATTGATTTACTATTAACATGAGCTGTTGAGAAGTATAAGGAATTACATGAAATTCTTCCGTATTTGCAGGTAACATGACAAAACCAACATCTATTTCACCTGCTGCTACTAAATCTTTAATAACATTAGCTCCACGTTCATCAATTTCAATCGTAATATTTGGATACTTTTCTTGAAACCCTTTAATCATTTTCGGAAAAAACAAAATACCAATTAAAGGAGGCATTCCAATCCTAATTTTCCCCTTTTGTAAATGAGTGACATCTTCTAAAACAACATCCAATTCATCAACTAGGCTTAAAATTTTAATCGCTTGTCCATATACGACTTCTCCTACATCTGTAAGTTCACTTTTTCTTGCAGAACGATGAAATAGTGTAACATCCAACTGCTTCTCTAATGACTTCACAACTTTACTAAGTGTTGGTTGCGTAACATGTAGTACTTCAGAAGCTTTCGTAAAACTTTTGTATTTTGCAACTGTCACAAAATAATTTAACTCTCTTATTTCCATTCGAGTACAACCACCTTCATCCAAAAACAATTGCACAATTAAATTTAATTAAAAGTACATATTTTATCATTTCATTGCATATTTTTAGTATTTTCTTCAATGAATAACCCTTATTTATCTTCATTATAACAGTGCCCCTTGTCTTTACCATGATTACTGTTAAAAATTCAGCAAAATTCATAGATTAACTGATTAATTGTCGCATTAAAAAGGTACAACTTATAACAGATGTTAAACAAATTGAACATTCCTATATAATTCCGATCATTAAACTATCCATCCATGCATTACTATTCATAATTCTCTCAATAAATACAAATAAATTCTGCTATATGTTAAAATATACTTAGTTCTGTAATATGGAGGAGTTATATGGCAAAGTTTGAGAAAATTAGAGATCATTTATTTTGTATTGATGCGTATGATTTAGGATTACCCAATCGGACAAGCTCTTATTTGATTAAAGATGACAAAATTGCTTTGATTGAAACATCTGCAAGTCCTTCTGTTCCCTATATTTTAAAAGCTTTAGAGGAATTACATATTTCTCCGGAGGAAATTGATTATTTAATTTTGACACATATCCATCTAGATCATGCAGGTGGTGCTGGAGTATTTATGCAACTATGCCCCAATGCAAAAGTTTATGTGCATCCAAAAGGAGTACGCCATTTAGTTGATCCGAGCCGATTAATAACTAGTGCGAAATCAGTTTATGGGGAAAAATTTGATGCTATTTTTGGTGAAATTTTACCGATTGCTGAAGAGAAATTTCATGCAGTT
This window of the Rummeliibacillus pycnus genome carries:
- a CDS encoding aminotransferase class III-fold pyridoxal phosphate-dependent enzyme — protein: MEKYSTETIQKNHQQYVLTSWSKQSGLLPKVMSKAHGVYFWDEQDKRYFDMSSQLVYTNVGHQHPKLLEAFKHIGDIPLSAPGFASASKSALARKITEYAPSNMKKVFFTCGGAESNEHAIKMARMVTGRYKIFSRYRSYHGATFGAGNLTGENRRLSVEPGIPGFVKFDIPYLYREVIDFNNEEQATEFYLKRLRQQILYEGPNTIAAVFIEPIPGSNGVIIPPKGYLEGIRALCDEFGILMVCDEVMSGFGRTGKMFAVDHYDFEPDMITFAKGVTSGYAPLGGVIVSNQVASYFDDHVLMTGLTYSGHTMCTQIGLETLKIYEKEKIIENTSHVGQTLAQRLDQLMCYSIVGQVRHIGLFAAVELVKDKKTREPLIQYGLDYGQDPVRLMNKFVSMLLEKGFYTYSHESSVIIAPPLVIKEDELNEAMDLFEAVIQEFEKEVTGIEHSTILPVK
- a CDS encoding iron-containing alcohol dehydrogenase family protein, which codes for MENFYYEQPVPIDFGVGKIKELPSILEKFKAQNILLISAPSMVRNGMAQKIMDAAKGKIKAIFSDIQPNPTVQNTDQCVKVLREHNCDFAVALGGGSILDCAKVACFVASTTNMTEVYFTKQQLISQKGIPFIAIPTTSGTASEITNVSVLTDTVHDIKAPLASDFLYPIYALIDPTLTVSCPQKVTASSGLDVIAHSLEAFYGKKHQPYTDMAAEYAAKLAFENLLIAYHEPDNLEARTKMSLASVTAGMAFNLTQTAAAHACSYPLTQNFGVPHGEACALTLPIFWILNSTGPEGKRLEEFSRRLGFEDAKDLANRIDEMKKEMRMRMTIEEAGVTTSEDLELLVANSFAPNMKNNPVEITPDLLEKLYKSISSIHS
- a CDS encoding glucosaminidase domain-containing protein → MKKTLLVTLFTTILFATSVFIIIQQLSETAKGPSEKYIEDQSVESFIGSIAENARDIASKHDLYASVMIAQAVLESNGGTSDLGSPPNNNLFGIKGSYKNQSVTFQTSEDNGTGKMHQIYAKFRKYPNYRASLEDYAELLQKGVSWNTKYYQKTFKSKTKSYKEATKYLTGTYATDTNYHQKLNTIIKQYHLTEYDHPAKAKKQVVVKSGETLHSLSNKYGVSVTSIKQWNRLNKNAVENGQRLLIYQ
- a CDS encoding LrgB family protein; protein product: MSLIGIISFLGTIGIFLLSKKVYQKMNWIILSPLLICPLIIIVVLLLTHTSYSDYNTGATWLSNLLGPATVAFAVPIYKNFALLKKHAKAIGASLVTGSAVAIVSSFLFAMWIGLSNDMINSLVPRSITTPIAMDISEIIGGQPTMTAVFVIVTGLTGSIIGPLVIKSIRIRTSAAKGLLLGMGAHGCGTSKAFELGELEGTYSSLAMIVAALISIVLSDTFFPVLQHYLVG
- a CDS encoding CidA/LrgA family protein, which encodes MKILKIIVQIIFLYSILLLGEEIAKVCHLPIPGSIIGLVLLFVALQLHIVKLEWVDLGAGLLTGELLLFFVPSAVGVVQYGQIVGVIGIKLVTVIILSTIVVMACTGLVADYMQKRGVKKV
- a CDS encoding LysR family transcriptional regulator, producing the protein MEIRELNYFVTVAKYKSFTKASEVLHVTQPTLSKVVKSLEKQLDVTLFHRSARKSELTDVGEVVYGQAIKILSLVDELDVVLEDVTHLQKGKIRIGMPPLIGILFFPKMIKGFQEKYPNITIEIDERGANVIKDLVAAGEIDVGFVMLPANTEEFHVIPYTSQQLMLIVNQSNPLANKETVMMKDLKNEPMLLFSQDFTLHDRILQECEQAGFTPHIAYESSQWDFISQMVEHNLGIAMFPKAIAEKVNPKAVKAIPIVNPTIPWEIVLIVKKDHYVSHATKGFIKYIAPNYAI